In the genome of Desulfofarcimen acetoxidans DSM 771, one region contains:
- a CDS encoding leucine-rich repeat protein: protein MSRLLTGQSGRNVKKGISLLLALVMLLSLLPVQVIASEGEPELTATGINLSEGVIAGQPASVTAGVYNTGNANEDEFSGVLHIAEQETPYEEQTDSTDAISETGENNNEQNIAANVLKESGTEALELVSLSPANGATGVAVDAPLTLTFNRPVEANPDYSSGYLGIKVAIIQESDGDWYGGEANVLKFSTENPEQVTVDIADSAPYGGELKPGESYTVYIDNDCIRAKDTGETFKGIMGGAMDPDTDICWSFRTGEALSARINGGEAVGGNSLQAIVEAAEISPAEVTSVEVTRGAVSADDLAYIESSLINLETLTASYTVNINDGVLPAEAFIMHAALRTVNLPSVVSIGENAFGYCGNLKTVRLNNLRSMGDYAFTCCSSLDTLVVPNLQDVSDSAFSLCLSLEYVYMPKAVSMSGMTGFVLSGSLAGAWFPKLGNIAPYAFEGDTSFREMYLETAPFHYSEGLGGAFLDLPADRIVYVPEDYVAAYLGYADDDPEDGKWYGWTVKSFAESSTLGAFVEVLINQLPENDRLTYGDIPQVQSLRAAYNRLTAVQRESVSGAVYEKLTAAEATLLGQGNTIVEGIINRIDALPSTVTMEDKAEIRSIRQAYDNLPEMYRELITNLTALIAAEEVIAELDIKDVEQLIERLPSADELTLANEADVQAARSAYDALIAGQQASVSNYNVLLAAEDAIARLGFKSVEQLIEQLPSPDDLTLDNKSAVQAARNAYDALSAEQRVAVGNYELLQAAEAKIYDLEAQEAARAVDSLIDELPSAQEAQIADKTAALGARAAYNALNDQAKTYVAALQKLTDVLEAISGLERQTLKGGAVNDRISALPAVEALTLTDKAAVLEIRADYDALTEQEKALVTADNLSKLQEAEAKIARLESENPASSVTVTIEKFTLGQGFVRKPVQVSINAGENGAAVVTRLLGMGNYTNTGSIDSAFYLASIKDNGSAQADIPAYIIDAITAGEGTVGTRANANYLGEFDYYHTSGWMYTVNNILPNYGLSDYIPQDGDVFRLQFTLYGYGGDLGFGDNKLIDTADKGALIKKLAAIDASEDRLTMLADPVYKGYYDKALLVLQNLQASQIQVDAALADLNTAPNPPSSLGKVTVTVRDVVDRKWTTWNYHGGETTVEQLSGLGDYQESFGVLLEDVEVSITPGMTVRQAVAAALRSRGYQVTGTPTYIKGIGPVTSDDYTRTVAHLSENDAGSRSKWVMSQNDWCIWDTSQAYPVEDGDVLKLEYSVDGGIDIHCHPGSGSYLTVNFTIDGTTYDVSSSAGYYMVPAGTEEITVSAERLLRYAGKDIDRYLVVELQSEGVSVLNKPATFAVSDGQVIKAIIDDRYNSPNTDTNSGKTYTYTIEIKRTPAQVDAMIAAIPGLENIVYADKAQIEKVRRCYNYLTVGEKTGVAGLAVLEAAEARITAIYDVNRAEANRVIDLIKVLPNTMKNEVVTLEHRAAIEYARAQYEALTEDQKVLCSSWLGYMERAEAALAELLDAQQAVEGVPKDYSKDFLLSTMALNLSVGEEEEMVMFDTPRVGSDNCAYNLDDLILEYSGQEGVFEIEKRVVNKDGQDLTKYYVKGLSDGVGYFTVKYLGYSGQIPVIPVCVQASGSRSPALSTDIDEQVSKYDTMYFTEEEGSYPFTFTAESEDGASVSAMVYGVMYEPNAGGVFTVPLRDRYNPIIVTAAKDGQTTSIAYGIRAKVIALKITNESRGGNVFYQGDTVSIGCTGVMLPVPKVSRIYNPASSRLEYHTDMPRYDLVGSSSSQYAAGALTFELTGYGDIALTGGHVHLSWFGSGLYAETPIGGAPPNLNADQIANNFSSLPDIRLTVIRDPYYAPEDVLSAGMVGASTIHAGDEVTVSIPGIDTDMLKKNHTTNSGEIVDLLDSYTVFATDIPGLKQVKSVNVKTTDQLKNLKTITFTVPENTPSGDYKLKGGYIWVKYGPTWWTHEKEYYVTKMEDVDLTVTGETGAGDVNQDGKVDVQDMILVGQHFNERGAAGWISEDINKDGEIDVLDMIFIGQHWKD, encoded by the coding sequence ATGAGCAGACTGTTAACCGGACAGAGCGGGAGAAATGTCAAAAAAGGCATATCTTTGCTTCTCGCGCTGGTGATGCTGTTGTCTCTGCTGCCTGTGCAGGTAATTGCTTCAGAAGGGGAGCCGGAACTGACGGCTACGGGCATTAACCTGTCTGAAGGAGTGATTGCGGGACAACCGGCCAGCGTGACCGCTGGGGTCTACAACACCGGGAATGCAAATGAGGATGAGTTTTCGGGGGTCCTTCATATTGCTGAGCAAGAGACGCCGTATGAAGAGCAGACCGACAGCACAGATGCTATAAGTGAAACAGGTGAAAACAATAACGAACAGAATATAGCTGCCAATGTCCTGAAGGAGAGCGGCACAGAGGCACTGGAGCTGGTATCGTTGAGCCCGGCAAACGGTGCGACGGGAGTGGCGGTCGACGCGCCGCTGACCCTGACCTTCAACCGGCCGGTGGAGGCGAATCCTGATTATTCATCAGGCTATTTAGGCATCAAGGTGGCTATAATTCAGGAATCGGATGGGGACTGGTACGGGGGAGAAGCTAACGTGCTCAAGTTCAGTACCGAGAATCCTGAACAGGTAACCGTCGATATAGCTGACAGTGCTCCGTATGGCGGCGAACTGAAGCCGGGAGAAAGCTACACCGTATACATTGACAATGATTGCATAAGGGCTAAGGATACGGGAGAAACATTTAAAGGTATCATGGGAGGAGCTATGGACCCTGATACCGATATTTGCTGGAGTTTCCGGACGGGAGAAGCACTGAGCGCACGGATCAATGGCGGCGAAGCTGTGGGAGGAAATTCTTTACAGGCCATTGTCGAGGCGGCAGAAATCAGCCCGGCTGAAGTAACTTCCGTTGAAGTTACGAGGGGGGCTGTGTCTGCGGATGATTTGGCCTATATTGAAAGCAGCCTGATCAATCTGGAAACCCTGACCGCGTCTTATACTGTGAATATTAACGACGGGGTATTGCCGGCCGAGGCTTTTATCATGCACGCCGCATTACGAACCGTGAACCTTCCCTCTGTTGTTTCAATTGGAGAAAATGCATTTGGCTATTGTGGCAATTTAAAAACTGTCAGATTAAACAACCTGCGCAGCATGGGAGATTATGCATTTACATGCTGTAGTTCACTGGATACACTGGTGGTTCCGAATCTGCAGGATGTGAGCGATTCAGCCTTTTCGTTATGCTTGTCCCTGGAATATGTTTACATGCCCAAGGCGGTATCCATGTCCGGAATGACCGGTTTCGTCTTATCCGGCTCCCTTGCCGGCGCGTGGTTCCCCAAGCTGGGCAATATTGCGCCGTATGCGTTTGAAGGAGACACTTCTTTTAGGGAAATGTACCTGGAAACCGCTCCCTTTCATTATTCAGAAGGTCTGGGAGGTGCCTTTTTGGATCTGCCGGCGGACAGGATCGTATATGTGCCGGAGGATTATGTGGCCGCTTACCTGGGATATGCTGACGACGATCCTGAGGATGGCAAATGGTACGGCTGGACTGTCAAGTCCTTTGCCGAATCGTCCACTCTGGGAGCTTTTGTTGAAGTATTAATCAATCAACTGCCTGAAAATGACCGGCTCACTTACGGGGACATCCCCCAGGTGCAATCGCTGAGGGCCGCCTACAATAGGCTGACTGCTGTGCAGCGGGAATCCGTCAGCGGCGCTGTTTATGAGAAATTGACAGCGGCGGAAGCAACCTTATTGGGCCAGGGAAATACGATTGTTGAAGGGATAATAAACCGGATCGATGCTTTACCGTCAACGGTCACTATGGAAGACAAAGCAGAAATCCGGTCCATTCGCCAGGCTTACGATAACCTGCCGGAAATGTACCGGGAGCTTATAACCAATCTGACGGCATTAATAGCGGCGGAGGAAGTCATTGCTGAACTGGACATCAAGGATGTGGAACAATTAATTGAACGGCTTCCTTCTGCGGATGAATTAACGCTTGCAAATGAAGCAGACGTGCAGGCCGCAAGAAGCGCCTATGACGCTTTAATTGCCGGACAGCAGGCATCTGTAAGCAATTATAATGTATTGCTGGCGGCGGAGGATGCCATTGCCCGACTGGGGTTCAAATCAGTTGAACAATTGATTGAACAGCTTCCTTCTCCGGATGATTTAACGCTTGACAATAAATCTGCCGTACAGGCCGCAAGAAACGCCTATGACGCTTTAAGCGCCGAACAGCGTGTGGCAGTGGGCAATTATGAGTTGCTGCAGGCGGCGGAAGCTAAAATCTACGATTTGGAGGCGCAAGAAGCGGCCCGGGCGGTGGACAGCCTGATCGACGAACTGCCGTCTGCCCAGGAGGCGCAAATTGCGGACAAGACGGCGGCATTGGGGGCCCGAGCTGCCTATAATGCCCTTAATGATCAGGCTAAAACTTATGTTGCCGCGCTCCAGAAGCTGACTGATGTGCTGGAGGCTATCTCCGGTTTGGAAAGACAAACCCTGAAAGGGGGCGCGGTTAACGACAGGATTTCCGCCCTGCCGGCGGTGGAAGCATTGACCCTGACCGATAAAGCAGCCGTTTTGGAAATAAGGGCGGATTATGATGCCTTAACCGAGCAGGAAAAAGCTTTGGTTACCGCGGACAATTTGAGTAAGCTGCAGGAGGCGGAGGCGAAAATCGCCCGGCTGGAGTCGGAAAATCCGGCCTCCTCTGTCACCGTTACCATTGAAAAATTCACCCTGGGGCAGGGTTTTGTCCGGAAGCCGGTGCAAGTTTCCATCAATGCCGGGGAAAACGGCGCTGCCGTTGTTACCAGGCTGCTGGGCATGGGCAATTATACCAATACCGGAAGCATTGACAGTGCCTTTTATCTGGCCAGCATCAAAGACAACGGGTCCGCCCAAGCGGATATTCCGGCATATATAATTGATGCCATTACCGCCGGCGAAGGCACGGTGGGCACAAGAGCCAACGCCAATTATCTGGGGGAATTCGACTACTACCATACATCCGGCTGGATGTACACGGTCAATAATATATTGCCCAACTACGGGCTGTCGGATTACATCCCGCAGGACGGAGATGTTTTCAGGCTGCAGTTCACTCTCTACGGCTACGGCGGGGATTTGGGCTTCGGTGACAACAAGCTCATCGATACGGCGGATAAGGGTGCCCTGATTAAAAAATTGGCGGCCATCGACGCCAGTGAAGACAGGCTGACAATGTTAGCCGACCCGGTCTATAAAGGTTATTATGACAAGGCGCTGCTGGTTTTGCAGAACCTGCAGGCCAGCCAGATCCAGGTGGACGCCGCACTGGCGGATTTGAACACGGCTCCCAATCCTCCCTCCAGCCTGGGTAAGGTTACCGTAACAGTGCGGGATGTTGTTGATAGAAAATGGACAACCTGGAATTATCATGGCGGCGAGACGACGGTTGAACAACTCAGCGGCTTGGGTGATTACCAGGAATCCTTCGGCGTGCTGCTGGAGGACGTGGAAGTGTCCATCACCCCCGGGATGACAGTGCGCCAGGCCGTTGCAGCGGCGCTCAGGTCACGGGGCTACCAGGTTACCGGCACTCCCACCTATATCAAAGGCATCGGTCCGGTAACCTCAGATGATTACACCAGGACGGTGGCGCATCTGTCCGAAAATGATGCCGGAAGCCGGAGCAAGTGGGTGATGAGCCAGAACGACTGGTGCATCTGGGATACTTCGCAGGCTTACCCGGTCGAGGACGGAGACGTGCTGAAGCTGGAATATTCCGTGGACGGCGGCATCGACATCCATTGCCACCCGGGTTCCGGCAGCTATCTTACAGTCAATTTCACCATAGACGGGACAACTTATGATGTTTCTTCTTCCGCCGGATATTATATGGTGCCCGCGGGAACGGAAGAAATCACTGTTTCCGCTGAACGATTGTTAAGATATGCAGGCAAGGATATCGACCGCTACCTGGTAGTCGAGCTGCAGTCGGAGGGTGTCAGCGTATTAAACAAGCCGGCCACCTTTGCCGTAAGTGACGGGCAGGTTATCAAGGCTATAATTGACGATCGCTATAACAGTCCCAATACCGATACCAATTCAGGGAAGACATACACATATACTATTGAAATCAAGCGCACGCCTGCCCAGGTTGATGCCATGATCGCGGCTATTCCGGGTTTGGAAAATATCGTTTACGCCGATAAAGCTCAGATCGAGAAGGTGCGACGGTGTTACAACTATTTGACGGTTGGAGAAAAGACCGGTGTTGCGGGGCTTGCCGTACTTGAGGCAGCGGAGGCGCGGATAACGGCGATTTATGATGTCAACAGGGCAGAAGCAAACAGAGTCATTGATTTGATTAAGGTGCTGCCCAATACAATGAAGAATGAAGTTGTTACCCTGGAACACCGGGCGGCTATTGAGTATGCCCGGGCCCAATACGAGGCGCTGACAGAGGACCAAAAGGTACTGTGCAGTTCCTGGTTGGGATATATGGAAAGAGCGGAAGCTGCCCTGGCGGAATTGCTGGATGCGCAGCAGGCCGTGGAAGGAGTGCCCAAGGATTACAGCAAGGATTTCCTGCTCAGCACCATGGCTCTAAATCTCAGCGTGGGTGAGGAAGAAGAGATGGTGATGTTCGACACGCCCAGGGTGGGGAGTGATAATTGCGCATATAACCTGGACGACTTAATCCTGGAATACTCCGGTCAAGAGGGCGTTTTTGAGATAGAAAAGAGGGTTGTCAATAAAGATGGACAGGATCTGACCAAATATTACGTTAAAGGTCTCAGCGATGGAGTGGGGTATTTTACCGTTAAATATCTGGGCTATTCCGGTCAGATTCCCGTTATACCGGTGTGCGTGCAAGCTTCCGGAAGCCGGAGCCCCGCTCTCAGCACCGATATTGATGAACAGGTGAGCAAATACGACACCATGTATTTTACCGAGGAAGAAGGAAGCTATCCCTTCACCTTTACAGCGGAGAGCGAAGACGGTGCCAGCGTGTCCGCCATGGTCTACGGCGTAATGTATGAACCGAATGCCGGCGGCGTATTCACCGTACCGCTGCGGGACAGGTACAATCCCATTATCGTGACCGCAGCCAAAGACGGCCAGACCACCTCCATTGCCTATGGCATCAGGGCCAAAGTGATTGCTTTAAAAATCACCAATGAATCCAGGGGTGGCAACGTATTTTACCAGGGAGACACCGTCAGCATCGGCTGTACCGGCGTCATGCTGCCGGTGCCAAAGGTATCCAGAATTTATAACCCGGCTTCTTCGCGCCTGGAATACCATACCGATATGCCCCGTTATGATTTAGTCGGCTCCAGTTCAAGCCAGTATGCGGCGGGAGCGCTGACTTTTGAACTGACGGGATACGGCGATATTGCTTTAACCGGCGGGCATGTCCATTTGAGCTGGTTCGGCAGCGGGCTTTATGCCGAAACACCGATAGGTGGGGCTCCGCCCAATCTCAACGCGGATCAGATAGCAAACAATTTTTCCAGCCTGCCGGACATTCGTCTGACGGTGATCAGAGATCCGTATTATGCGCCTGAGGATGTGCTGTCCGCCGGTATGGTGGGTGCGAGTACGATCCATGCGGGTGATGAAGTGACTGTCTCCATCCCCGGCATCGACACGGATATGCTTAAAAAGAACCATACCACCAACAGTGGGGAAATTGTGGACCTGTTGGACTCCTACACCGTTTTTGCCACAGATATACCCGGACTTAAACAGGTGAAATCGGTCAACGTTAAAACCACGGATCAATTGAAAAACTTGAAGACAATCACCTTTACCGTTCCGGAAAATACCCCGTCCGGAGATTATAAGCTCAAGGGCGGCTATATCTGGGTTAAATACGGGCCCACCTGGTGGACACATGAAAAAGAATACTATGTGACCAAAATGGAAGATGTGGATTTAACGGTAACCGGCGAGACCGGTGCCGGGGATGTAAACCAGGACGGCAAGGTGGATGTGCAGGATATGATTCTGGTGGGCCAGCATTTCAATGAAAGGGGAGCGGCCGGCTGGATCAGTGAAGATATAAATAAAGATGGGGAGATCGATGTATTGGATATGATCTTTATAGGACAGCACTGGAAGGATTAA